A window of the Dyadobacter pollutisoli genome harbors these coding sequences:
- a CDS encoding AAA family ATPase, translating into MKISKIKVQNYRLLKKFELDLEEDLSLVIGKNNCGKTSLLSILNKFINDKRSSSRSSFTCDDFNIDFQKHLKQKIEENQDFGDNFLGLSLKLFISYDATDDLSNLSKILMDLDPLNTSTVLAFEYSMSDEDYQKFKTAYNEFKILKTAKIEERYSDAGIITPEELAARQILRDQKKQLIFHDFLKNNHQTYFKLRKKSVLFDLAKGIEDDSNFIDLISEGIQVDKIINLNIIEARRDVSNNDKDKTLSFLSSKYYEKKETNSNDSVAIQQFKETLTDTDSQLDAVYENLFKNIVEKVGTFGGVAQGDSVIKIISTLQHRELLKGNTTVMYDHNNEHSLPEHYNGLGYMNLIGMIFEIEVLLADFRREDRENEKPADINLLFIEEPEAHTHPQMQYVFIKNIKNILQAASKGLKPGDIVFNLQTIITTHSSHITAESNFDDIKYFTRKDKNQVIAKNLKDLEKDYVAAGEDKYYKFLKQYLTLNRAELFFADKAIFIEGDTERILLPAMMKKIDQEYPATPLMSQNISVVEVGAYSHIFEKFINFIDIKSLVITDIDGAKEFTSKDKDGKDVVAIKKCRMVDATSITNASLKFFHNGKSESAHYVSLKLDWKILRKNAKKGSWASNRKGRMLIVYQTAETNDDGQAYHGRSFEDAFFHLNKSLLVTPAYEFNSLTEKHLTKFLAGDIDVYDFADDAVGSKPTLAMEILLNSKTDAENKEFSNWQTPAYLKEGLIWLMKD; encoded by the coding sequence ATGAAGATTTCAAAAATTAAAGTACAGAACTATCGGCTTCTTAAAAAGTTCGAACTGGATCTTGAAGAGGATCTTTCCTTAGTAATAGGCAAGAATAACTGCGGAAAAACTTCCCTACTTTCTATTCTCAATAAGTTTATTAATGATAAAAGGTCAAGCTCCCGATCATCATTCACGTGCGACGACTTCAATATAGATTTTCAAAAACACTTAAAACAAAAGATCGAAGAAAATCAGGACTTCGGTGATAATTTCCTTGGATTGTCTCTAAAATTATTTATCAGCTACGATGCAACCGACGATCTGTCTAATCTCAGCAAAATATTGATGGATCTTGATCCGCTAAACACGTCCACAGTATTGGCTTTTGAGTACAGTATGTCGGATGAAGACTATCAAAAATTCAAAACTGCCTATAACGAATTTAAAATACTTAAAACTGCAAAAATAGAGGAACGATACAGTGATGCCGGAATCATCACCCCGGAGGAGCTTGCCGCGCGTCAAATACTAAGGGATCAGAAAAAACAACTCATCTTCCATGATTTTCTAAAAAACAATCATCAGACGTACTTCAAACTAAGGAAGAAGTCAGTACTGTTTGATCTAGCCAAAGGGATCGAAGATGATAGTAACTTCATAGATCTTATAAGTGAAGGAATTCAAGTCGATAAGATCATCAATCTGAATATAATCGAAGCAAGGCGTGATGTCTCCAATAATGACAAAGACAAAACACTCTCATTCCTCTCCTCAAAATATTACGAAAAAAAAGAAACAAACAGCAACGACTCAGTAGCCATCCAACAGTTTAAAGAAACTCTTACCGACACCGATAGTCAACTGGATGCCGTCTACGAAAATCTGTTTAAGAATATAGTTGAAAAAGTCGGCACTTTTGGCGGGGTAGCGCAAGGCGATTCCGTGATCAAGATCATATCAACATTGCAGCACCGAGAATTGTTGAAGGGCAATACAACTGTCATGTATGATCACAATAATGAACACTCATTGCCAGAGCATTACAACGGCCTTGGCTATATGAATTTAATAGGGATGATTTTCGAAATTGAAGTTCTGCTGGCCGATTTTCGGAGGGAAGATAGAGAGAATGAAAAGCCAGCAGATATCAATCTTCTCTTTATCGAAGAACCAGAAGCCCATACTCATCCACAAATGCAATATGTTTTTATCAAAAACATCAAAAATATATTGCAAGCCGCAAGTAAAGGCCTAAAACCTGGAGACATTGTATTCAACCTGCAAACCATAATTACCACACATTCTTCACACATAACGGCCGAAAGCAATTTTGATGACATCAAATACTTTACTAGAAAAGATAAAAATCAAGTCATTGCAAAAAACCTGAAAGATTTAGAAAAAGACTATGTTGCCGCAGGTGAAGACAAATACTACAAATTCTTAAAACAATATCTGACATTAAATAGGGCCGAATTATTTTTTGCAGATAAAGCAATTTTCATCGAAGGTGACACTGAAAGAATACTCTTACCCGCTATGATGAAAAAAATCGATCAAGAGTATCCAGCGACACCATTGATGTCACAAAATATATCTGTTGTCGAAGTAGGAGCATACTCCCACATTTTCGAGAAATTCATAAATTTCATCGATATCAAATCATTAGTTATAACAGACATTGACGGAGCAAAAGAATTCACGTCGAAAGACAAAGATGGCAAAGACGTTGTTGCAATAAAGAAATGCCGAATGGTGGATGCAACGAGCATAACGAATGCTTCTTTGAAGTTCTTCCACAATGGAAAATCCGAATCCGCTCATTATGTATCACTAAAACTTGATTGGAAAATATTAAGAAAAAACGCAAAAAAAGGGAGTTGGGCATCCAATCGAAAAGGCAGAATGCTGATCGTTTATCAAACAGCTGAGACAAATGATGACGGGCAAGCCTATCATGGAAGAAGCTTTGAAGATGCCTTCTTTCACTTGAATAAAAGCTTGCTTGTTACTCCAGCCTACGAGTTCAATAGTTTGACGGAAAAACATCTTACTAAATTCTTAGCTGGGGATATTGACGTTTATGATTTTGCAGACGACGCAGTTGGTAGCAAACCAACGCTCGCAATGGAGATTCTACTAAATAGCAAAACTGACGCCGAAAACAAAGAGTTTTCCAATTGGCAAACTCCGGCTTACTTAAAAGAAGGATTAATATGGCTGATGAAGGATTAG
- a CDS encoding tyrosine-type recombinase/integrase has protein sequence MPLCDAQCRASKPTEKRYRLYDQQGLYLEVSTSGSKLWRLKYRFNGKETRLSLGHYPAVSLQDARTHKDKIREQIKNGIDPVVSRIQEKLIRSLDNASTFELIAKEWHSKNVPAWNPRYAQTVQYRLDKYALPSIGRFPITQLKPPIILACIRKIEPTAPEMARRVKNMISHIFKYAIATGRVETDYTYGLEFALTKYKKKNFASIDIDELPELLDAITKCKAQLYRQTYIAIWLMLLTALRTSELIEARWSEIDFEKAMWTVPAERMKMKKPHLVPLATQTVDLLRELHEITGHRELMFPSVPRPRKAMSKGTILVALKRMGYRNKMTGHGFRSLFLGVVKEKLGYSHEVADRQLAHAPKSSVDRAYDRAKFLPQRKAMMQEYADYLKTMQNDQFAT, from the coding sequence ATGCCTCTATGTGACGCTCAATGCCGCGCCTCAAAACCAACAGAAAAGCGCTATAGACTTTACGATCAGCAAGGCCTGTATTTAGAAGTATCGACTTCCGGTTCCAAACTTTGGAGACTGAAATATCGGTTCAATGGCAAGGAAACAAGATTAAGCCTCGGCCATTATCCTGCCGTCAGTCTTCAAGACGCTCGAACACACAAGGATAAAATTCGAGAGCAAATAAAGAACGGGATCGACCCTGTGGTTTCAAGAATTCAGGAAAAACTCATCAGGTCCCTGGACAATGCGTCGACCTTCGAACTCATTGCAAAAGAATGGCATTCGAAAAACGTCCCTGCCTGGAACCCGCGCTATGCGCAGACAGTCCAATATAGACTAGATAAATATGCCCTGCCCTCCATCGGTCGCTTTCCGATCACGCAACTCAAACCACCAATAATTCTGGCTTGTATCCGGAAAATCGAGCCCACAGCCCCAGAAATGGCGAGGCGCGTAAAAAACATGATCAGCCACATATTCAAATACGCAATCGCAACTGGCCGGGTTGAAACCGATTATACTTACGGATTAGAATTCGCTCTGACGAAGTACAAGAAGAAAAACTTTGCATCAATAGATATTGACGAACTACCAGAGCTCTTGGATGCGATTACTAAATGTAAGGCACAACTATACCGACAAACATACATTGCAATCTGGCTCATGTTGCTTACTGCACTTCGTACGTCTGAATTGATTGAAGCCCGTTGGTCAGAGATTGATTTTGAAAAAGCAATGTGGACTGTGCCTGCCGAGCGTATGAAAATGAAAAAACCGCATTTGGTCCCTCTTGCGACACAGACAGTTGACCTTCTAAGAGAGCTTCACGAAATCACTGGCCATAGAGAACTGATGTTTCCGAGTGTACCTCGTCCAAGAAAAGCAATGAGCAAAGGAACAATCTTGGTTGCTCTGAAACGAATGGGATACAGAAACAAGATGACTGGCCATGGTTTCCGGTCATTGTTTCTCGGAGTTGTGAAAGAGAAGCTTGGATATTCGCATGAAGTTGCTGACAGACAGCTCGCTCATGCACCGAAGAGCAGTGTTGACCGTGCCTATGACCGCGCCAAGTTTCTTCCACAGCGTAAAGCAATGATGCAGGAATATGCCGATTACCTCAAAACTATGCAAAATGACCAATTTGCTACTTAG